One stretch of Gopherus flavomarginatus isolate rGopFla2 chromosome 2, rGopFla2.mat.asm, whole genome shotgun sequence DNA includes these proteins:
- the LOC127045854 gene encoding tigger transposable element-derived protein 3-like, with amino-acid sequence MAAGASAQGPMTFEDVAVYFTKEEWKKLAGWQRELYRHVMLENYELLASLGSASPKPELVSNLERGEEPHVRDSQELRSRESPKGERRRAPDSSKRRLSCCTTAVISKRKELSLADRVKLLQALESPSASLSSVAKLFGISKSQAGRIGRSREQILADWRTNANPLRKRKREGKGGEVEDALFLWFQQALARGERLSGPILKAKAQELALHSGREFEATDGWLCRWKTRHNIVFKRQLGEKQDADVGSAHTWVNEVLPSLLAGYSAENIFNADETGLLYRCYPGRDPPLLSSKKAKDRVSVLCCANQAGTEKRRLLLVGKSRRPRCLPKDLRALPITYANSANAWVTAHIFQQWALQWDQELRRNRRKVLLFLAHNSAHPRELQAKLRHIKLAFFPPNTSSITQPLDMGVVRNLKGHYRALVAAKALLSPEQGRAAEIAGRVTLLDAVYMLHQAWSLVRQATVQSCFRKAGFHLAPFEREELDLPPLADVPRPPFMSEQDFSEFVGMDAEEPAVGEMTSEECALAQRSQWAEAAECSEEDGDLDPGSQVTAAEALAGLSAAMKWCQVHGLVYHWERLLETESTVRMAAVAEASQSRAPGRSRYVPGVGLLAPPGLGSACSDPSCSAAV; translated from the exons ATGGCTGCAGGGGCTTCGGCGCAG GGGCCCATGACCTTTGAGGATGTcgctgtgtatttcaccaaggAGGAGTGGAAGAAACTGGCCGGATGGCAGCGGGAGCTGTACCGCCACGTAATGCTGGAGAATTACGAACTGCTGGCCTCACTGG GCTCTGCAAGCCCCAAACCTGAGCTCGTCTCTAATCTGGAGCGAGGGGAAGAGCCGCATGTCAGGGACAGCCAGGAGCTGCGATCGAGGGAGAGCCCCAAAGGAGAGCGACGGAGAGCCCCAG ACTCTTCCAAGCGTCGCCTCTCTTGCTGCACAACCGCAGTCATTTCCAAGAGGAAGGAGCTCTCGCTGGCTGACCGGGTCAAGCTGCTGCAGGCCCTAGAGTCACCCTCTGCCTCCCTGTCCAGCGTGGCCAAGCTGTTTGGGATCTCCAAGAGCCAGGCGGGCCGGATCGGCCGCAGCAGGGAGCAGATTCTGGCCGACTGGCGCACCAACGCCAACCCACTGCGGAAGCGCAAGCGGGAGGGCAAGGGCGGAGAGGTGGAGGACGCGCTGTTCCTCTGGTTCCAGCAGGCCCTGGCCAGGGGGGAGAGGCTCTCGGGCCCCATCCTGAAGGCCAAGGcccaggagctggccttgcactcAGGCCGGGAGTTCGAGGCCACGGACGGCTGGCTCTGCCGGTGGAAGACCCGCCACAACATCGTCTTCAAGCGGCAGCTCGGCGAGAAGCAGGACGCGGATGTCGGCAGCGCCCACACCTGGGTGAACGAGGTGCTGCCCTCCCTGCTGGCCGGCTACAGTGCCGAGAACATCTTCAATGCCGACGAGACCGGGCTGCTGTACCGCTGCTACCCCGGCCGGGACCCACCACTCCTGAGCAGCAAGAAGGCCAAGGACCGCGTCTCCGTCCTCTGCTGCGCCAACCAGGCCGGCACGGAGAAGAGGCGCCTGCTGTTGGTGGGCAAGAGCCGGCGGCCGCGGTGCCTGCCCAAGGACCTGCGCGCCCTGCCCATCACCTACGCCAACTCAGCCAACGCCTGGGTGACCGCGCACATCTTCCAGCAGTGGGCTCTGCAGTGGGACCAGGAGCTGCGACGCAACCGGCGCAAGGTCCTGCTCTTCCTGGCCCACAACAGCGCCCACCCCCGCGAGCTGCAGGCCAAGCTGCGCCACATCAAGCTGGCCTTCTTCCCCCCCAACACCAGCAGCATCACCCAGCCCTTGGACATGGGCGTCGTCCGCAATCTGAAGGGACACTACCGGGCACTGGTGGCGGCCAAGGCCCTGCTGAGCCCAGAGCAGGGGCGGGCGGCTGAGATCGCCGGGCGGGTCACACTGCTGGACGCCGTTTACATGCTGCACCAGGCGTGGAGCCTGGTCCGGCAGGCCACGGTGCAGAGCTGCTTTCGGAAGGCCGGCTTCCACCTGGCGCCCTTTGAGCGGGAGGAGCTGGACCTGCCGCCGCTGGCCGACGTGCCCCGGCCGCCCTTCATGAGCGAGCAGGACTTCAGCGAGTTCGTCGGCATGGATGCCGAGGAGCCGGCCGTGGGCGAGATGACCAGTGAGGAGTGTGCCCTGGCCCAGAGGAGCCAGTGGGCCGAGGCTGCTGAGTGCTCAGAGGAGGACGGGGACCTGGACCCAGGGAGCCAGGTCACCGCTGCCGAGGCCCTAGCCGGTCTGTCTGCTGCCATGAAGTGGTGCCAGGTTCACGGCCTGGTGTACCACTGGGAGAGACTGCTGGAGACAGAGAGCACCGTGCGAATGGCCGCTGTGGCCGAGGCCAGCCAGAGCCGGGCCCCTGGTCGCTCCCGCTACGTGCCTGGCGTGGGGCTGCTGGCTCCGCCCGGGCTGGGCTCggcctgctctgacccctcctgCAGTGCTGCCGTCTGA